TTGGGGCGGCGCTTCTGTTCGGGTTCATCGACGCCCTGCAGATGCGGCTGCAGAGCTTCATCCCGAGCCAGTTCTCGATCATGCTCCCCTACCTGATAACCGTGATCGCGCTCGCCTTCTTCATCAAGCGGGCGAACGTCCCCGCCGCGCTCGGAAAGCACTACGTAAAGCAATGACGGAAGGAAATCGGCTTCCCCGCTTCGACGGCGTATTCACTCCGGTCGTCTACCGGGACGGAGGAATCGACATGATCGATCAGACCCTCCTCCCGGAGCGGATCGTCGTCCTCCGGCTGACAGACGTTGCCGAAGTCGCAGAGGCGATCAGGACGATGCGGGTCCGCGGCGCGCCGGCGATCGGGATCACCGCTGCCTACGGAATGGTCCTCGCGGTGGAGAGGGGTGAGGATCCAGAGAAGGCAGCCGAGGCACTCCGAGGGACGCGCCCGACGGCGGTGAACCTGGCGTGGGCGGTCGAGCGGATGCTTGAAACGTTCGCACGGCACAAGGCCCAGTCCGCAGCCGATATCCGCGCGGCGATGCTCACAGAGGCCCGCAGGATCCACTCGGAGGACATCACGGCGAACCGGAGGATCGGCCGGCACGGGGCAGAGCTCCTCCCTGCCGGAGCGCGGGTGATGACGATCTGCAACACCGGAGCGCTCGCGACCGGGGGATACGGGACGGCCTACGGGGTGATCCGCGCGGCGCACGAAGACGGGAGGCTCGCGATGGTCTATCCGTGCGAGACGCGGCCGCGGCTGCAGGGGGCGCGGCTCACGGCGTGGGAGCTCCTCCGGGATCGGATCCCATTTGCGCTGATCGTCGACGGGGCGGCCGGGGCGCTGATGGCGAAACAGGAGATAGATGCCGTCTTTGCCGGAGCCGACCGGATCGCGGCAAACGGCGACAGCGCGAACAAGATCGGGACCTACGGGCTGGCGGTCCTCGCTCATCATCACGGAATCCCGTTCTACATCGTCGCCCCCACCTCGACGATCGATCCGGATACACCCACCGGAGAGAAGATCGAGATCGAGGAGCGCAGCGAGGACGAGGTCCTCGCCCCGTACGGGTGCCGCTTCGCCCCGGAAGGGGCCTCCGCCTGGAACCCGGCGTTCGACGTCACCCCCGCCGGGCTGATCAGCGGGATCATCACCGAGCAGGGGGTATTCCGTCCGCCGTATAGATTTGAAAATGGTGAGGGATGATGGTGCCGGATGATCTCCGCCGCCGGATCCTCGAGGTTTCCCGCGCGATGGCGAACGCCGGGCTGGCGCGGGGAAGCTCGGGGAACGTGTCGGCACGTACCGCGAGAGGGATCCTGATCACGGCGAGCGGGATCCCCTATGAGAGGCTCTCTGCAGCCCAGATAATCGAGATCGATTTCGACGGGGAAAAACGCTCCGGCCAAGGGGAACCATCCTCCGAATGGAGGATGCACGCCGAGATCTACAGAAGGAGGGATGACGTAGCTGCGATCGTCCATACCCACTCCCCCTATGCAACCGCAGCGGCGATCTCGCTTGGCTTTCTCCCGATCGTCCACGACGAGGGGAGGATCCTGTTCGGGGATGAGATCCCGGTTTCGCGGCACGCCCCTCCGGGGACGTGGGACCTGGCGCGGGCGGTCGCGGCTGCCCTCGGCGATCGGAGCGCCGCCCTGATCGCCTGCCACGGCGCGGTGGCGGTCGGGGCCAGCCCGGAGGAGGCGCTCATGCGCGCGGAGAAGGTCGAGGAGATGGCGCAGCTCTTCTGGCTGAGCCGGTTCTTGAAGGAGGATCATGAAAAGCGAGGCTGAACGCGGTCATGAGAAGATAGCCTGGGCGCGGGCCCACATGCCGGTGCATGCAAGAATAAGGGAGCGGTTCGAGCGGGAGAGACCGTTCGCCGGCCACCTGATCGGGGCGGCGCTCCACCTCGAGGCGAAGACAGCGAACCTGATCCTAACGCTGCGAGCTGGCGGGGCGGAGATGTACGTGATCGGGAGCAATCCCCTCTCAACCCAGGACGAGATCACCGCCGCCCTTTCGGAAACGGACGGGATCACGGTCTCGGCCAGGCATGGGGAATCGCTCGAAGAGCACGCGGCGAGCATCGACCGGCTCCTCGACGCATCCCCGACCCTGATCGTGGAGGACGGGGGCGAGGTGATCGGGAGGATCGTGGAGCGCGGGATCGAGCGGCTCCCACGGTTGATCGGGATCTGCGCGGAGACGACGACCGGGGTCGAGCAGCTCCGGGAACTGGAACGCGCGGGGAAACTCCCGATCCCGGCGATCGCGGTGAACGACGCGCGGATGAAGTACCTCCTCGACAACCGCTACGGGACGGGACAGTCGACCTGGGACGCGATCATGCGCTCCACGAACCTCCTCGTCGCGGGGAAGACGGTCCTCATCATCGGATACGGATGGGTCGGGAGGGGGCTCGCCCTTCGCGCCCGCGGCCTCGGTGCCCGCGTCGTCGTCGCCGAGCTCGATCCGATAAAATCGGTCGAGGCGCTGATGGAGGGGCACGACGTCGCATCGTTGAACGAGGGGATCGCGCAGGCCGACATCGTCCTCACCGCGACCGGGAAGCCGGGGGTCGTGGGGAAGGAGGCCCTGGAACGCGTGAAAGACGGGGCGATCCTCGCCAACGCCGGCCACTTCGGCTACGAGATCGACAAGGAGGCGCTGGATGAGATGTCGGTCGAGAACCGGGAGGCAAGACCCGGGGTCCGGGCCTACCGGCTCGCCGACGGGCGGACGATCTACCTCCTCGGCGAGGGGGAGCTCGTCAACCTGAGCGTCGCCGACGGGCACCCGGCCGAGATCATGGACATCTCGTTCGCGCTCCAGGCACTTTCGCTGGAGTACCTCGCCCGGAATGGAGCGACCCTCTCCCCGCGGGTCTACCCGGTCCCGGAGGAGATCGATACCCAGGTAGCGCGTACGGTGCTCAGTGTCCGATAGATGTGAGATGAGGCGAATCGAACTGGTTGTCTTTGATCTCGATGGGACACTTGTCCGTTACCACGGGGTTGAGTTTGAGTCGAGTTGGGGGGCGATTGCCGCTGCGGCTGGGGTGCGGGAGGAGTCCGAGCGGCTCTTGGCTGAGTACCTCCCCCGCCGTGACGCCTATCGCAGATGGGTGGAGGAGGATGCCGCCCTCCTCGCCGGGATCCCGGTGAGCCAGGTGGCGGCCCAGATCTTCCCCCCGCCGTACGCGCGCGGGGTCAGGGAGGCGGTGGATCGGCTGCGGGGCAAGTACCGCCTTGGGATCCTCTCTTCCGGGGTCGACCTCGTCGCCGACTACGTGAGGGAGGACCTCGATCTCGACTTCGCATTCGCTAATCGCCTCTTGGTAGAAGACGGGCGGTTCACCGGAGAGAGCGAGCTCGTGGTCGATCTGTGGAGCAAGGACGAGGTAATGCGGCGGATCGCAGCCGAATACGGGGTCCGGCTTGAAGAAATCTGCTTCGTCGGGGACCACGTAAACGACATTCCGGTGATGCGGATCGTCGGGCTCTCGATCGCGATGAACTCCAAGGATGACGATCTGTCCCGCATCGCCGACTACGTGATCGATGACCTCGCCCTCGTCCCCGAGATCATCGCGCGGTTCGAGCGGGATAATTGATTCTTTCGCCTCCACCATCTAAGATCGATTCGGTAACTGCGGAACACAAAGGAGGGGAATATGGCGATGACGATTGGTGCGATTGTTGTATTGGTCGTGATCTTTTTCATGAACGCGATCCGGATCGTGCGCGAGTACGAGCGCGGGGTGATCTTCCGATTGGGGCGACTCGTGGGAGCAAAGGGACCGGGGATCTTCCTCCTCATCCCGATCGTCGACAAGATGGTGAAGGTGAGCCTGCGGACCGTCACCCTCGACGTCCCGCCGCAGGAGGTGATCACCAAGGACAACGTCTCCACGCTGGTGAACGCGGTCCTGTTCTTCCGCGTGGTCGACCCATCCGCTGCGGTAGTCGAGGTGCAGAACTACGTCGAGGCGACGCGCCAGATCGCGATGACCACGCTGCGGAGTGTCCTCGGCGGGGTGGAGCTCGATGAGATCCTGTCCAACCGGGAGAAGATCAACATCCAATTACAGGAGATCATCGACGAGCAGACCGATCCGTGGGGGATCAAGGTGAAGACGGTGGAGATCAAGGACGTAAAGATCCCGCAGGACATGCAGCGGGCGATCGCGCGCCAGGCCGAGGCCGAGCGTGAGCGCCGCGCCAAGATCATCAACGCCGAGGGAGAGCTCCAGGCGGCGACCAAGCTGTCCGAGGCGGCGGCGATCATCCAGCGGAACCCGGCCGCGCTCCAGTTGCGCTACCTACAGACCCTGATCGACATCTCGGCGGAGAATTCGTCCACCATCGTCTTCCCGGTGCCGATCGACATCTTCAAGTTCTTCCAGCAGAAGGAATCGGAATAGACTCCTGATGGCAAGCTACGACCTCGTGGTGATCGGGGCCGGGCACGCGGGGAACGAGGCGGCCCTGGCCGCTGCCCGGCTCGGTGTGGCCACCGCGCTTGTCACGATCAACCTCGACGAGATCGGAAAGATGCCGTGCAACCCGGCGATCGGCGGGCCGGGAAAGTCGCAGATCGTCCGCGAGATCGACGCCCTCGGCGGTGGGATGGGGCTGATCACTGACTCCACGATGATCAACATCCGCCTTCTCAACACGAGCAAGGGGCCGGCGATGCAGGTACGCCGGGCTCAGTGCGACCGCCATGCGTACAAGACGGAATGGAAGCGGCTGTTCGAGCACGCGGACGGGATCGATCTGATCGAGGGGATGGTCGAGGAGATCCTCGTCTCCGATCATCGGGTGGTCGGGGTGCGCCTGCGGGAGGGGAAGGTCCTGCCCGCGCGTGCGGTGGTGGTGGCGACCGGGACGTTCCTGAACGGGCGCGTCCTCATCGGGAAGACCTCCTACCCGGCCGGGCGGAGCGGTGAGCCGCCGGCGATCGGACTGGCAGATTCGCTCCGAAGACTCGGCCTGCGCATGGAAAGGCTGAACACCGGGACCACCCCGCGCGTGAACGCAAATTCGATCGACTACTCCGGGCTCCCCCGCCAGGACACGAGCGACATCCCGCTTGGGTTCTCGTTCTGGACGCAGCCGCGCGTGCTTCCGCCGGACTATCCTGTTTACGTCACCCATACCAACCCCGAGACCCATCGCATCATCCGCGAGAACCTGCACCTGTCCCCGAACTACAACGGCAGCGTCGCCAGCGAGGGGCCGCGCCACTGCCCGTCGCTCGAGACGAAGATCGTCAAGTTCCCGGAGCGGGAGCACCACAAGGTGTTCCTCGAGCCGGAGGGTAGAGACACGGCCGAGGTGTATCTCCAGGGGATCTACACCGCGTTCCCGCCGGAGATCCAGGAGCGGATCGTCCACTCGATCGAGGGGCTGGAACACGCACACATCGAGCGCTACGGCTACGACATCGAGTACGATTACGTCGATCCGCGTCAGCTATCCCCGAGCCTGGAGGTCGACGGGATCCACG
The Candidatus Bipolaricaulota bacterium DNA segment above includes these coding regions:
- the mtnA gene encoding S-methyl-5-thioribose-1-phosphate isomerase produces the protein MTEGNRLPRFDGVFTPVVYRDGGIDMIDQTLLPERIVVLRLTDVAEVAEAIRTMRVRGAPAIGITAAYGMVLAVERGEDPEKAAEALRGTRPTAVNLAWAVERMLETFARHKAQSAADIRAAMLTEARRIHSEDITANRRIGRHGAELLPAGARVMTICNTGALATGGYGTAYGVIRAAHEDGRLAMVYPCETRPRLQGARLTAWELLRDRIPFALIVDGAAGALMAKQEIDAVFAGADRIAANGDSANKIGTYGLAVLAHHHGIPFYIVAPTSTIDPDTPTGEKIEIEERSEDEVLAPYGCRFAPEGASAWNPAFDVTPAGLISGIITEQGVFRPPYRFENGEG
- a CDS encoding class II aldolase/adducin family protein; the protein is MVPDDLRRRILEVSRAMANAGLARGSSGNVSARTARGILITASGIPYERLSAAQIIEIDFDGEKRSGQGEPSSEWRMHAEIYRRRDDVAAIVHTHSPYATAAAISLGFLPIVHDEGRILFGDEIPVSRHAPPGTWDLARAVAAALGDRSAALIACHGAVAVGASPEEALMRAEKVEEMAQLFWLSRFLKEDHEKRG
- a CDS encoding adenosylhomocysteinase, whose product is MKSEAERGHEKIAWARAHMPVHARIRERFERERPFAGHLIGAALHLEAKTANLILTLRAGGAEMYVIGSNPLSTQDEITAALSETDGITVSARHGESLEEHAASIDRLLDASPTLIVEDGGEVIGRIVERGIERLPRLIGICAETTTGVEQLRELERAGKLPIPAIAVNDARMKYLLDNRYGTGQSTWDAIMRSTNLLVAGKTVLIIGYGWVGRGLALRARGLGARVVVAELDPIKSVEALMEGHDVASLNEGIAQADIVLTATGKPGVVGKEALERVKDGAILANAGHFGYEIDKEALDEMSVENREARPGVRAYRLADGRTIYLLGEGELVNLSVADGHPAEIMDISFALQALSLEYLARNGATLSPRVYPVPEEIDTQVARTVLSVR
- a CDS encoding HAD-IB family phosphatase, whose translation is MRRIELVVFDLDGTLVRYHGVEFESSWGAIAAAAGVREESERLLAEYLPRRDAYRRWVEEDAALLAGIPVSQVAAQIFPPPYARGVREAVDRLRGKYRLGILSSGVDLVADYVREDLDLDFAFANRLLVEDGRFTGESELVVDLWSKDEVMRRIAAEYGVRLEEICFVGDHVNDIPVMRIVGLSIAMNSKDDDLSRIADYVIDDLALVPEIIARFERDN
- a CDS encoding slipin family protein, encoding MTIGAIVVLVVIFFMNAIRIVREYERGVIFRLGRLVGAKGPGIFLLIPIVDKMVKVSLRTVTLDVPPQEVITKDNVSTLVNAVLFFRVVDPSAAVVEVQNYVEATRQIAMTTLRSVLGGVELDEILSNREKINIQLQEIIDEQTDPWGIKVKTVEIKDVKIPQDMQRAIARQAEAERERRAKIINAEGELQAATKLSEAAAIIQRNPAALQLRYLQTLIDISAENSSTIVFPVPIDIFKFFQQKESE
- the mnmG gene encoding tRNA uridine-5-carboxymethylaminomethyl(34) synthesis enzyme MnmG is translated as MASYDLVVIGAGHAGNEAALAAARLGVATALVTINLDEIGKMPCNPAIGGPGKSQIVREIDALGGGMGLITDSTMINIRLLNTSKGPAMQVRRAQCDRHAYKTEWKRLFEHADGIDLIEGMVEEILVSDHRVVGVRLREGKVLPARAVVVATGTFLNGRVLIGKTSYPAGRSGEPPAIGLADSLRRLGLRMERLNTGTTPRVNANSIDYSGLPRQDTSDIPLGFSFWTQPRVLPPDYPVYVTHTNPETHRIIRENLHLSPNYNGSVASEGPRHCPSLETKIVKFPEREHHKVFLEPEGRDTAEVYLQGIYTAFPPEIQERIVHSIEGLEHAHIERYGYDIEYDYVDPRQLSPSLEVDGIHGLYLAGQINGTTGYEEAAGQGLIAGINAARSVLGQAPLVLSRGEAFIGVMIDDLVTRGITEPYRMLPSRAEYRITLREGNADLRLARIGHTLGLISDSQYEQVEERRKRIEEVLRELKTTRVGPRHPVNARLAARGTSPLDQNGASLYELLRRPPVRLSDLLDVSAIPPDVAAEVEIEAKYEGYLAQQAREIAHLKKMDEIPIPDDLDYAELTNISIEGRELLARVRPRSFGQASRIPGLSQADLTILAITLRR